Sequence from the Thermovirga sp. genome:
TGATCCTTGAAGGCTCGGAAATTAAAAGGGAAAGATCTCACAAGGTAACAAGCCGTGGGGTGGGTTATCTAAGGCAGGAAGGCAACGTATTCCCCGGTCTTTCAGTAGAGGAGAACCTGAGAATGGGAGCCTTTAACCTCCCTAAAGGCGAGGTCAATGAACGGATAGAAGAAGTGCTCTCCCTGGTAAAACCTGTCGGCCCGTTCCTTCGCAGGACAGCGGGGACCCTCAGCGGCGGGGAAAGGGAAATGGTCGCGCTGGCCGTGGCCCTGATGTGCCGGCCAAAACTGCTCTTGCTCGACGAACCGACCAGCGGCCTTTCACCGATCGCCGCGGCCCAGATAGCCGAATTAATAAAGAATCTGAAGGACAAGACGCGCTTGAGCATGTTGATCATCGAGCAAAACCTGAAGATCCTTTTTGATGTCGTCGACAAATGCTACCTGCTTGTCAGCGGACGAATAATATTTTCCGGCAAACCCGAGGAGCTCCAGTCCAACAAGGAGCTCATGAAAACCTATCTCGGGTTGGCCTGACAAGGGGCGAGATGATCATGGCTTCATTTATTGACGCTTTGACCTATTCCGCTTTGCTCGGACTGATGGGCTTCGGCCTCACCCTGATTCGCAGAACAACAGGGGTTTGGAACGTGGCCCACGGAGAGGTCGTCACCATTGGTTCCTACGTGGCTTTAACGGCCACGTCTTTCCTGGCGCATAGCCCTTATTTCCATCTTCCTGTGGCATTCATCGTCTGCTCCGCGGTCAGCGGGATCATATTCCTGGTGGGCGTCGAGCCGATACGGGCAAAGGGCGCTTCCTCGATACTCCTGCTGGTCGTCACCATCGCGATAAGCCTGATACTTATAGCTGTGATAAACATCTATGCTGACTACCTCCAGAACATTTTTCACCTTTCCTCCAAGAACTTCCTTTTCGCAAGGTTCGATTTCACCCTTTGGGGACAGATGGGGATCCTCTGGGCGGCTTGGGCCGCACTGGCCGTGTTGACCGTCAGTTATTACCTGATGCTTCAGCATACCCGGCTCGGATTGGCTTTGAGGGCCTTGGCGGAGCAACCCACCCTGGCCGTGGTGATGGGCGCCGACGCAAAGTCCCTTTCATTCCTCGCCTGGTGCCTGGCTGGCGGTGCCGCCGGACTTGCGGGCTGTCTTTTCCCCATGAGATTCCAGTGTCATCCCGGCATAGGGACGAGCATGATAGCGACCATGTTCGCCGTAAGCATTTTCGGCGGTATAGAGAAAATGTACGGACCACTCCTGGCGGGCCTGGTATTGGGATTTGCCCAAATCTACGGCATAGACCTTTTATCCTCCCTGGTCGGGCCGGGGGTGATACCCTTCAAGGACCTTATACCGATGATCGTGCTCCTGCTCACCCTCCAGTTCCTGCCGGAGGGTTTGA
This genomic interval carries:
- a CDS encoding ABC transporter ATP-binding protein, translated to MSDLLRVENLNAGYGAIHVLFDVDLQCDQGEAVAIVGPNGSGKTTFLNSIFRLADIFSGSVILEGSEIKRERSHKVTSRGVGYLRQEGNVFPGLSVEENLRMGAFNLPKGEVNERIEEVLSLVKPVGPFLRRTAGTLSGGEREMVALAVALMCRPKLLLLDEPTSGLSPIAAAQIAELIKNLKDKTRLSMLIIEQNLKILFDVVDKCYLLVSGRIIFSGKPEELQSNKELMKTYLGLA
- a CDS encoding branched-chain amino acid ABC transporter permease, coding for MASFIDALTYSALLGLMGFGLTLIRRTTGVWNVAHGEVVTIGSYVALTATSFLAHSPYFHLPVAFIVCSAVSGIIFLVGVEPIRAKGASSILLLVVTIAISLILIAVINIYADYLQNIFHLSSKNFLFARFDFTLWGQMGILWAAWAALAVLTVSYYLMLQHTRLGLALRALAEQPTLAVVMGADAKSLSFLAWCLAGGAAGLAGCLFPMRFQCHPGIGTSMIATMFAVSIFGGIEKMYGPLLAGLVLGFAQIYGIDLLSSLVGPGVIPFKDLIPMIVLLLTLQFLPEGLSGFVGRRRG